In one window of Erythrolamprus reginae isolate rEryReg1 chromosome 1, rEryReg1.hap1, whole genome shotgun sequence DNA:
- the CWF19L1 gene encoding CWF19-like protein 1 isoform X2, with protein sequence MKCGSGLVSLLAASLKPRYHFAGLQKINYERLPYRNHAVLQETAQHVSRFIALADVGNTNKRKYLYAFSIVPMNSMDPAELVKQPQDTTENPYRKSGDGGSFASPDAKEEPASQFFFDLSTKPKGKKRSMKGEERHPPKRSPFKSPLPTIACWFCLASPDVEKHLVVTIGTHCYLALAKGGLLPDHVLILPIGHYQSMVELASEAVEEFEQYKSVLKKFFKSKGKRCVIYERNYRSQHLQLQVVPVPQACCVTEDIKDAFISQAEECHIELLEIPEHSALKQIVQPGTPYFYVELDNGEKLFHRIRKNFPLQFGREVLASEAILDMPERADWRSCQITRDEEIAAVQDFRQAFEPFDFAQSD encoded by the exons ATGAAATGTGGTTCAGGGTTAGTATCTTTACTGGCTGCAAGTTTAAAGCCCAGATATCATTTTGCTGGTCTTCAGAAAATCAATTATGAAAGGCTGCCTTATAG AAACCATGCTGTTCTTCAAGAAACTGCACAACATGTCAGCAGATTCATCGCTCTGGCCGATGTTGGCAACACTAATAAAAGAAAG TATCTCTACGCGTTCAGCATTGTTCCAATGAATTCAATGGATCCTGCAGAACTCGTCAAGCAGCCCCAAGATACCACCGAGAACCCATATCGAAAGTCTGGGGATGGAGGAAGTTTTGCTTCTCCAGATGCAAAG GAGGAGCCTGCTAGCCAATTTTTTTTCGATTTAAGCACCAAGCCTAAAGGAAAGAAACGATCtatgaaaggagaagagagacatCCACCTAAGCGGTCACCTTTCAAGTCCC CATTGCCGACAATTGCCTGCTGGTTTTGCCTTGCCAGCCCAGATGTTGAGAAGCATTTAGTGGTGACCATTGGCACTCAT TGCTATCTTGCCCTTGCCAAGGGGGGTTTGTTACCTGATcatgtccttattttacccattgGACACTATCAATCAATGGTCGAGCTTGCCTCAGAAGCAGTGGAAGAATTTGAACAGTATAAATCTGTGCTGAAAAAATTCTTCAAATCCAAAGGGAAAAGGTGTGTGATTTATGAAAGAAATTATAGGAGTCAACACCTCCAGCTCCAG GTTGTTCCTGTACCCCAAGCCTGTTGTGTTACTGAAGACATTAAGGATGCCTTCATAAGTCAAGCAGAGGAATGCCACATTGAGTTGTTAGAGATACCAGAACATTCAGCGCTCAAACAA ATAGTTCAGCCAGGGACACCATATTTTTATGTTGAGCTTGATAATGGAGAGAAACTCTTCCACCGTATTCGCAAAAACTTTCCCTTGCAGTTCGGAAG GGAGGTGCTGGCCAGCGAGGCCATCCTTGACATGCCTGAGCGGGCAGACTGGAGAAGCTGCCAAATAACACGGGACGAAGAAATCGCTGCAGTCCAAGACTTCCGTCAAGCCTTTGAGCCCTTTGATTTTGCACAGTCGGATTGA